A single region of the Polyangiaceae bacterium genome encodes:
- a CDS encoding SUMF1/EgtB/PvdO family nonheme iron enzyme, with amino-acid sequence MAWIAGGPFHMGSDSPEAAPEDRPRFETEVAGFCMDITEVTVDAYAACVKSGKCEAGENDRRFCNVRYPDRGDHPINCVTWYQSKAYCEAQGKRLPLESEWEFAARGGSEYRTYSWGNESPDGRTCWKHVGGSCKVRSYDPGAFGLYDMTGNVWEWVDDWFGELPWPPEHSQVKSYRGGSWSRRFEKWMSTRLRNRYGPKKWGSHLGFRCALTPKDVKCPFGRTEDQSRCQFGVKSMGCPAQESWNGVRCAREGEPECPEGRVKKPGHGCSFKEPVGGPAPEVESTPVTRSRSPEFDADCLQNKPGRPHSYRYVGGTHAKRNHVSAQAGCSNRDVGVGWNSTCCP; translated from the coding sequence GGAGGCGGCGCCGGAAGATCGCCCGCGCTTCGAGACCGAGGTGGCCGGCTTCTGCATGGACATCACGGAAGTCACGGTGGACGCCTACGCGGCGTGCGTGAAGAGCGGCAAGTGCGAGGCGGGGGAGAACGACCGCCGCTTTTGCAACGTGCGTTACCCCGACCGCGGGGATCATCCCATCAACTGCGTCACCTGGTATCAGTCGAAGGCCTACTGCGAGGCCCAGGGCAAGCGCCTGCCGCTGGAGAGCGAGTGGGAGTTCGCGGCCCGGGGCGGCAGTGAGTACCGCACGTACTCCTGGGGCAACGAGAGCCCCGACGGCCGCACGTGTTGGAAGCACGTCGGCGGCTCGTGCAAGGTGCGCTCGTACGATCCCGGCGCGTTCGGCCTGTATGACATGACCGGCAACGTGTGGGAGTGGGTCGACGACTGGTTCGGCGAGCTCCCCTGGCCGCCGGAGCACAGCCAGGTGAAGAGCTACCGCGGAGGCAGCTGGAGCCGGCGCTTCGAGAAGTGGATGAGCACGCGGCTCCGCAATCGCTACGGGCCGAAGAAATGGGGCTCGCACTTGGGCTTCCGCTGCGCGCTCACTCCGAAGGACGTGAAGTGTCCCTTCGGTCGTACCGAAGATCAGAGCCGCTGCCAGTTCGGCGTGAAGAGCATGGGCTGCCCGGCGCAAGAGAGCTGGAACGGCGTGCGCTGCGCGCGGGAGGGGGAGCCCGAGTGTCCCGAGGGCCGCGTGAAGAAGCCGGGGCACGGCTGCAGCTTCAAGGAGCCGGTGGGGGGGCCCGCGCCGGAGGTCGAGAGCACGCCCGTGACCCGCAGCCGGAGCCCCGAGTTCGACGCGGACTGCCTGCAGAACAAGCCGGGACGGCCGCACTCCTATCGCTACGTGGGGGGGACCCACGCCAAGCGCAACCACGTCAGCGCGCAGGCGGGCTGCTCCAATCGTGACGTGGGTGTGGGATGGAACTCGACGTGCTGTCCATGA
- a CDS encoding alkaline phosphatase family protein — MKLGVVAVVASVGLLGCSSSDDAAGSGGGSGSGGLAGASGSGGAAGVGGASGSGGATCPSPIPTDSQAAARTACTFDKGALATDTLGVDAAFRASIPITHLVIVMQENRSFDHYFGKLSATHPDVEALPTDWVNLDSANAEVTPFHLTSPCLPVDPPHQWTAMHAGWNDGKMDGFVKSAAVSGSDGHFAVGYYDESDLPFYYFLAKTFAVADRYFGSALGGTWANRDYLYAGTSDGVMSTGQATIDVPTVFDGLDAAGVSWGVYTDGNVRQDSIGWNNAHAGVYAFQDFLDALADGTLPAVSFVDPGPTQDEHPPNNVHPGEAWGRQIYEGAIGSPLWNELAVIYTYDESGGLGDHVPPPPACIPSPDQTEFDRLGVRIPAIVISPWARPGYVSHVVHEHSSVLRLVELLFDLPALTARDANSDALLDMFDFACPALSAPPAAPDAASGSCN, encoded by the coding sequence ATGAAGCTCGGGGTCGTGGCGGTGGTGGCAAGCGTTGGTCTGCTCGGCTGCTCGTCGAGCGACGACGCGGCGGGGAGCGGCGGTGGTTCCGGGAGCGGCGGGCTCGCGGGGGCGAGCGGGAGCGGCGGGGCGGCGGGTGTCGGCGGAGCGAGCGGGAGCGGCGGGGCGACGTGTCCGTCGCCGATCCCGACGGACAGCCAGGCGGCCGCGCGCACGGCGTGCACGTTCGACAAGGGCGCGCTGGCCACGGACACGCTGGGCGTCGATGCGGCCTTCAGGGCGAGCATTCCCATCACGCATCTGGTGATCGTGATGCAGGAGAATCGCTCGTTCGACCACTACTTCGGCAAGCTGTCGGCCACGCATCCCGACGTGGAAGCGTTGCCCACGGACTGGGTGAACCTGGACTCCGCGAACGCGGAGGTGACGCCCTTTCATCTCACCTCCCCCTGTCTGCCGGTGGATCCGCCGCATCAATGGACGGCGATGCACGCCGGTTGGAACGACGGCAAGATGGACGGCTTCGTGAAGTCTGCCGCGGTGAGCGGCAGCGACGGACACTTCGCCGTCGGCTACTACGACGAGAGCGATTTGCCCTTCTACTACTTCCTGGCCAAGACCTTCGCGGTGGCGGACCGCTACTTCGGCTCCGCCCTGGGCGGGACCTGGGCCAATCGCGACTACCTGTACGCGGGCACGTCCGACGGCGTGATGAGCACCGGGCAAGCCACCATCGACGTGCCCACCGTCTTCGACGGCCTGGACGCCGCCGGCGTCAGCTGGGGCGTGTACACCGACGGCAACGTGCGGCAGGACAGCATCGGCTGGAACAACGCGCACGCCGGGGTGTACGCCTTCCAAGACTTCCTCGACGCCCTCGCCGATGGCACGCTGCCGGCCGTTTCCTTCGTGGATCCCGGTCCCACCCAGGACGAGCACCCGCCAAACAACGTCCATCCCGGCGAAGCATGGGGCCGACAGATCTACGAAGGCGCGATCGGCAGCCCGCTGTGGAACGAGCTCGCCGTGATCTACACCTACGACGAGTCCGGCGGCCTCGGGGACCACGTGCCGCCACCACCGGCCTGCATCCCGAGCCCGGATCAGACCGAGTTCGATCGCCTCGGCGTGCGCATCCCCGCCATCGTGATCTCCCCCTGGGCGCGGCCGGGCTACGTCTCCCACGTGGTGCACGAGCACTCCTCCGTGTTGCGCCTGGTGGAGCTGCTGTTCGATCTCCCCGCCCTCACCGCCCGCGACGCGAACTCCGACGCTCTGCTCGACATGTTCGACTTCGCTTGCCCCGCCCTCAGCGCGCCGCCCGCCGCCCCCGACGCCGCGAGCGGGAGCTGCAACTGA
- a CDS encoding SGNH/GDSL hydrolase family protein: MELDVLSMKWLSALLFTACASSAPPPESAPPPPSPPVPAPVAPPVVADAGTPTPEASAPEAAAVEAEASAPLPLPEGTTVLHIGDSMAGALGIELNKALKAQGVHGVLHFKTASFIPTWAWSKELPLYLAQTNPDLVLITLGTNEVQIQDPSIRAKTIQKLVQSLGDRPCVWILPPLWEVGDTGLLPVIRDNAAPCRIMDSNQVYPGMKRLSDHIHPTIPARAEWAKRVVEWLQRERRPTPEKPWALAPRADSH, from the coding sequence ATGGAACTCGACGTGCTGTCCATGAAGTGGCTTTCGGCGTTGCTCTTCACCGCGTGTGCTTCCTCCGCGCCTCCGCCCGAGAGCGCGCCGCCGCCGCCGTCACCACCGGTGCCCGCGCCCGTAGCCCCGCCCGTCGTTGCTGACGCGGGCACGCCCACGCCGGAAGCCAGCGCGCCGGAAGCCGCCGCCGTGGAAGCGGAGGCCAGCGCTCCGTTGCCCTTGCCGGAGGGCACCACGGTGCTGCACATCGGCGACTCCATGGCCGGCGCCCTGGGCATCGAGCTCAACAAGGCGCTGAAGGCTCAGGGTGTGCACGGCGTGCTGCACTTCAAGACCGCGAGCTTCATCCCCACCTGGGCGTGGAGCAAGGAGCTGCCGCTGTACCTGGCGCAGACGAACCCGGACTTGGTGCTCATCACCCTGGGCACCAACGAGGTGCAGATCCAAGATCCGTCGATCCGGGCGAAGACCATCCAAAAGCTGGTCCAATCCCTCGGGGATCGGCCGTGCGTGTGGATCCTGCCGCCGCTGTGGGAAGTGGGGGACACGGGCCTCTTGCCGGTGATCCGCGACAACGCCGCGCCCTGCCGCATCATGGACTCGAACCAGGTGTACCCGGGCATGAAGCGCCTCTCGGATCACATCCACCCGACCATTCCCGCCCGCGCGGAGTGGGCCAAGCGCGTGGTGGAGTGGCTTCAGCGGGAACGCAGGCCCACGCCGGAAAAGCCTTGGGCGCTGGCCCCCAGAGCCGACAGCCACTGA
- a CDS encoding transporter — MSLPSSTVMLYVAIPVVAMVAGGSIAAYRPPTPRISSMIQHFAAGVVFAALGGEILPDLLHQHAMLPTAVGFSLGVALMLAVKHFTHSDEQGAASTRSLVTAVGVDVLIDGMLVGVGFAIGEAQGVLLTIALTLEVAFLSASTAAALLRAEVQRRRVIATVTGLAALLAGGAVIGTTFLSKLTGAPFVAVLGFAAAALLYLVTEELLVEAHEVPETPLTTAVFFVGFLLLFVIEMAL, encoded by the coding sequence ATGAGCCTCCCGTCCTCTACGGTGATGCTCTACGTCGCGATCCCGGTGGTCGCGATGGTCGCGGGCGGCAGCATCGCCGCCTATCGGCCGCCCACACCGCGCATCTCCAGCATGATTCAGCACTTCGCTGCCGGCGTGGTGTTCGCGGCGCTGGGCGGCGAGATCCTCCCGGATCTCCTGCATCAGCACGCGATGCTCCCGACGGCGGTGGGTTTCTCCCTGGGCGTCGCGCTGATGTTGGCGGTGAAGCACTTCACCCACTCGGATGAACAGGGAGCGGCGTCGACGCGCAGCCTGGTCACCGCCGTGGGGGTGGACGTGCTCATCGACGGAATGCTCGTCGGTGTGGGCTTCGCCATCGGCGAAGCCCAGGGCGTGCTGCTCACGATCGCCCTCACGCTGGAGGTGGCGTTCCTTTCGGCGTCCACCGCGGCGGCGCTGCTGCGCGCCGAAGTCCAGCGCCGTCGTGTGATCGCCACCGTCACGGGCCTGGCAGCGCTGTTGGCGGGGGGCGCCGTCATCGGAACCACCTTTCTCTCGAAGCTCACGGGCGCACCGTTCGTCGCCGTGCTCGGTTTCGCCGCCGCGGCGTTGCTCTATCTGGTGACGGAGGAGCTGTTGGTCGAAGCCCACGAAGTTCCCGAGACCCCGCTGACGACGGCGGTGTTCTTCGTCGGATTCTTGCTCTTGTTCGTGATCGAAATGGCGCTCTGA
- a CDS encoding hydrogenase maturation nickel metallochaperone HypA codes for MHEVSIAQAVLSRVAREAEARGARGVRSVDLVLGELSGVDAELLARAFAASELEVRIQEVAASWRCAACDASAAGPRCARCGGPARLATGGELLIERIELEVP; via the coding sequence ATGCACGAGGTCTCCATCGCCCAGGCCGTGCTCTCCCGCGTGGCGCGCGAGGCCGAAGCGCGGGGCGCCCGCGGCGTGCGCTCGGTGGATCTCGTGCTGGGGGAGCTGTCCGGGGTGGACGCGGAGCTCCTGGCGCGAGCCTTTGCGGCGTCGGAGCTCGAAGTGCGGATCCAAGAGGTCGCGGCGTCCTGGCGCTGCGCCGCCTGCGACGCGAGCGCCGCGGGCCCTCGTTGCGCGCGCTGCGGCGGTCCCGCGCGCTTGGCCACCGGCGGCGAGCTCTTGATCGAGCGCATCGAGCTGGAGGTGCCGTGA
- the hypB gene encoding hydrogenase nickel incorporation protein HypB, giving the protein MCESCGCGVVELHERVLADNDAAALHNRAHFDAAKVRCVNLMGSPGSGKTALLEATAGRRRIAAISGDLATDNDAARLRARGIPSASITTGSACHLDATMVHHALDHLPWQEAEILFVENVGNLVCPAVYDLGQHLNVVALSVTEGDDKPLKYPVMFRVADLVVLTKIDLLPVLPQVSVDRIRDALDQVMPSPRMIAVSALTGAEIDQWLSALGASAQGFSGVGLRSR; this is encoded by the coding sequence ATGTGCGAAAGCTGCGGCTGCGGCGTGGTCGAGCTGCACGAGCGAGTGCTGGCGGACAACGACGCTGCGGCGCTCCACAACCGAGCGCACTTCGACGCGGCAAAGGTGCGCTGCGTGAACTTGATGGGCTCGCCGGGATCCGGCAAGACGGCGCTTCTGGAAGCCACCGCGGGGCGGCGGCGCATCGCGGCCATCAGCGGAGATTTGGCCACCGACAACGACGCCGCGCGGCTGCGTGCCCGGGGCATACCGTCGGCGTCGATCACCACTGGCTCGGCCTGCCATCTGGACGCGACCATGGTGCACCACGCCCTCGATCACCTGCCCTGGCAGGAAGCGGAGATCCTGTTCGTGGAGAACGTGGGCAACCTGGTGTGCCCCGCGGTCTACGATCTGGGCCAGCACCTGAACGTGGTCGCGCTGTCCGTCACCGAGGGGGACGACAAGCCCTTGAAGTATCCGGTGATGTTCCGGGTGGCGGATCTGGTCGTGCTCACCAAGATCGATCTCTTGCCCGTGCTGCCGCAGGTATCGGTCGATCGCATCCGCGACGCCCTCGACCAGGTGATGCCGAGCCCGCGGATGATCGCCGTCTCCGCGCTCACCGGCGCGGAGATCGATCAGTGGCTGTCGGCTCTGGGGGCCAGCGCCCAAGGCTTTTCCGGCGTGGGCCTGCGTTCCCGCTGA
- a CDS encoding mechanosensitive ion channel family protein, producing MNLLEFEIWHNDGRHWLYAAAAAVGVLLVARLLKGLVHRGLERRHRATARAIDGALAAVLDGTRWFSYLTLAIWIGASFLELTAGAERVLNRGALIVLLVQLGLYGQIAVRRGLEIWQSQKQEGASSQTATAAIGLLARIAIWTMVLLTVLSSLGIEISALVAGLGVGGVAAALAVQSLLGDVFASLSIYVDRPFEIGDFIIVGDDRGSVEHIGWRATRVRSLGGEQIIFANGELIKQRIHNYGRMQERRIDFRIGIEYGTPADLVEKVPGVLKEAVEQQEGTRFDRAHFKEYGDSALVFEVVYYVLSPDYTEFMDRQQAINFVLLRRFEKLGISFAFPTRTLHLKTDGAERTDNARPPLETRLEQSN from the coding sequence GTGAACCTTCTCGAATTCGAAATCTGGCACAACGACGGACGACACTGGCTGTACGCGGCGGCGGCCGCGGTGGGCGTGCTGCTGGTGGCGCGGCTGCTCAAGGGGCTCGTGCACCGGGGTCTCGAACGGCGGCACCGGGCGACGGCGCGGGCCATCGACGGAGCGTTGGCGGCGGTGCTCGACGGCACGCGGTGGTTTTCGTACCTGACGCTAGCGATCTGGATCGGCGCGAGCTTTCTCGAGCTCACCGCCGGCGCCGAGCGCGTGCTGAATCGCGGCGCGCTGATCGTCCTCTTGGTGCAGCTCGGGCTGTACGGGCAGATCGCCGTGCGGCGGGGGCTCGAGATCTGGCAGAGCCAAAAGCAAGAGGGCGCCAGCAGTCAGACGGCCACGGCGGCGATCGGCCTTCTGGCCCGTATCGCCATCTGGACGATGGTGCTGCTCACGGTGCTGTCGAGCCTGGGCATCGAGATCAGCGCGTTGGTCGCAGGCCTCGGCGTCGGCGGTGTGGCAGCGGCGCTGGCGGTGCAGAGCCTGCTGGGGGACGTGTTCGCCTCGCTCTCGATCTACGTGGATCGGCCCTTCGAGATCGGGGACTTCATCATCGTGGGGGACGACCGGGGCAGCGTGGAGCACATCGGCTGGCGCGCCACGCGCGTGCGCTCCCTGGGCGGCGAGCAGATCATCTTCGCCAACGGCGAGCTCATCAAGCAGCGCATCCACAACTACGGCCGCATGCAGGAGCGCCGCATCGACTTCCGCATCGGCATCGAATACGGCACGCCGGCGGACTTGGTCGAGAAGGTGCCCGGTGTCCTGAAGGAAGCCGTGGAGCAGCAGGAGGGCACCCGCTTCGATCGCGCCCATTTCAAGGAGTACGGGGACTCTGCCCTGGTGTTCGAGGTCGTCTACTACGTGCTCAGCCCGGACTACACGGAGTTCATGGACCGGCAGCAGGCCATCAACTTCGTGTTGCTGCGCCGCTTCGAGAAGCTCGGCATCTCCTTCGCCTTCCCCACGCGCACACTGCACCTGAAGACGGACGGCGCCGAGCGCACGGACAACGCCCGGCCCCCGCTCGAGACGCGCCTCGAGCAGAGCAACTGA